One Candidatus Obscuribacterales bacterium genomic window carries:
- a CDS encoding terpene cyclase/mutase family protein, whose protein sequence is MLTSNTNAASLKRAESFLLKHRQPYWPYRPGGDASLESTAWCAIALRSHKEIAEQTWQYFQKCQLADGGWATGINDKQSDWTSNLVVLSLKLMAEKMELDSRKQAFLHSGYEYLINSRRQAYIEFLRWIFWLLKLPSNFPAGRGWPFLPGTVMLVEPTTYALMAIKSTKRTNEEPLKSVISLAEEYLYSRYCKRGGWNYGENVRLTEQLPAYAVTTAQAVIALQDRPDDERVKTGLNFLTQTSKENNTTMALAWAALARNCFGHDAKEELQMLAQHQNGDGSFGGSIYLTAIAACALQIEEENPLKFPMPVKLDIKLPNK, encoded by the coding sequence ATGCTTACCTCGAACACCAATGCCGCGAGCCTTAAACGGGCGGAATCTTTTTTACTAAAACACCGGCAGCCTTATTGGCCGTACAGACCCGGTGGCGACGCTTCATTAGAATCCACCGCTTGGTGTGCAATTGCCCTCCGCTCCCACAAGGAAATTGCTGAGCAAACCTGGCAATACTTTCAAAAGTGCCAATTAGCCGATGGTGGTTGGGCAACCGGTATAAATGATAAGCAGTCTGATTGGACATCCAATTTGGTGGTTCTATCCCTCAAGCTAATGGCTGAAAAGATGGAACTCGATAGCCGGAAGCAGGCTTTTCTACATAGCGGCTATGAATACCTAATTAATAGTCGCCGGCAAGCCTATATTGAATTCCTGCGTTGGATTTTTTGGCTGCTCAAACTGCCATCCAATTTTCCAGCCGGGCGTGGATGGCCATTCTTACCGGGTACGGTTATGTTGGTTGAGCCGACGACGTATGCGCTGATGGCAATCAAAAGCACAAAGCGAACAAATGAAGAACCTCTAAAGTCGGTAATTTCTTTGGCCGAAGAATATCTTTATAGTAGGTATTGCAAACGTGGTGGTTGGAATTACGGAGAAAATGTCCGCCTAACTGAACAACTTCCTGCTTATGCGGTCACTACCGCACAGGCAGTTATTGCATTGCAAGACAGACCAGATGATGAGCGCGTAAAGACCGGTCTAAATTTTCTAACGCAAACCTCCAAGGAAAACAATACGACCATGGCACTTGCTTGGGCGGCGCTGGCTCGCAATTGCTTTGGTCACGACGCAAAAGAAGAGTTGCAAATGCTTGCCCAGCATCAAAATGGCGACGGATCATTTGGTGGCAGCATTTACCTTACAGCAATTGCTGCCTGTGCTTTGCAGATAGAAGAAGAAAATCCATTGAAGTTCCCCATGCCGGTAAAGCTCGATATCAAGCTGCCAAACAAATGA
- the guaA gene encoding glutamine-hydrolyzing GMP synthase — protein MDQLKDNVLTDSIAILDFGSQYSQLIARRVRELNTYSELLPFHITAEELKRLNPKGIILSGGPNSVYEEGAPLCDPNIWKLGVPVLGVCYGMQLMAHQLGGTVKPAEVKEFGRATLTVVHHGNLFKDMDSTVESWMSHGDSVTKLPAGFEITGRTMATPVAAIADEERYFYGVQFHPEVVHTIGGQDIIRNFVVGVCKVKGSWTMKKFIDEAIADVREKAGDKKVLLALSGGVDSSTLAFLLHKAIGDNLTCMFIDQGFMRKNEPEWLVETFERDFKIHVHFIKARDRFLEKLEGVTDPEAKRKAIGAEFIRVFESESRKLGPFDYLAQGTLYPDVIESAGTKIDPKTGERVAVKIKSHHNVGGLPEDLQFKLIEPFAKLFKDEVRKVAMELDVPEGIRVRHPFPGPGLAIRVLGEVTKERLKTLREADWIIREEVKAHGLYRQIWQVFGVLLPTKSVGVMGDQRTYQNQIVIRAVTSEDGMTADWARLPYDLLEVISRRIVNEVPGINRVVYDITSKPPATIEWE, from the coding sequence ATGGATCAACTGAAGGACAATGTGCTGACTGACAGCATCGCTATTCTGGACTTTGGCTCACAATATTCGCAATTGATAGCACGAAGAGTCCGCGAACTGAATACTTATTCTGAACTTTTACCTTTCCACATAACTGCTGAAGAACTGAAACGACTGAATCCGAAAGGAATAATCCTCTCGGGCGGTCCCAATAGTGTTTATGAAGAAGGAGCTCCGCTCTGTGATCCCAATATCTGGAAATTGGGCGTGCCCGTGTTAGGTGTTTGCTACGGTATGCAGCTTATGGCGCATCAATTAGGTGGCACTGTTAAGCCTGCTGAAGTGAAAGAATTTGGACGAGCTACTTTGACGGTTGTCCATCATGGCAATTTGTTCAAAGACATGGATTCGACAGTTGAAAGCTGGATGAGTCACGGTGACAGCGTAACTAAACTGCCGGCAGGCTTTGAAATTACAGGACGTACGATGGCAACGCCTGTGGCAGCCATTGCTGACGAAGAAAGATATTTTTACGGTGTGCAATTCCACCCGGAAGTAGTGCATACAATTGGCGGACAAGACATCATTCGTAATTTTGTTGTTGGTGTCTGCAAAGTCAAAGGTAGCTGGACGATGAAGAAATTCATTGATGAGGCTATTGCTGATGTTCGTGAAAAAGCCGGCGACAAGAAGGTCTTGCTTGCTTTATCCGGCGGTGTAGACAGCTCTACCCTGGCGTTTCTCCTGCATAAGGCTATTGGCGATAATTTGACCTGTATGTTTATCGACCAGGGCTTTATGCGTAAAAATGAGCCGGAATGGTTGGTGGAAACTTTTGAGCGCGATTTCAAAATTCACGTTCATTTCATCAAGGCTCGCGATCGCTTTTTGGAAAAGCTAGAGGGCGTAACTGATCCGGAGGCAAAGCGTAAAGCCATTGGTGCTGAATTTATTCGCGTATTTGAATCGGAATCGAGAAAGCTTGGACCATTTGATTATTTGGCTCAAGGAACTCTTTACCCGGACGTGATTGAATCAGCCGGCACAAAGATAGATCCCAAGACAGGCGAACGCGTGGCCGTAAAGATCAAATCCCATCACAACGTGGGTGGATTGCCGGAAGACTTGCAATTCAAGCTTATTGAACCATTTGCCAAACTGTTTAAAGACGAAGTGCGCAAAGTGGCAATGGAACTAGACGTCCCTGAAGGCATACGCGTCCGCCACCCGTTTCCAGGTCCTGGTCTGGCCATCCGTGTTCTCGGTGAAGTAACCAAAGAAAGATTGAAAACGCTGCGCGAGGCAGATTGGATTATTCGCGAAGAAGTAAAAGCTCATGGTCTATATCGCCAAATCTGGCAAGTGTTCGGTGTGCTTTTGCCGACAAAATCTGTTGGCGTTATGGGCGACCAACGAACCTATCAAAACCAAATCGTTATACGTGCAGTAACATCCGAAGACGGCATGACCGCCGACTGGGCCCGTCTGCCTTACGATCTTCTAGAAGTCATAAGCCGCCGCATAGTCAACGAAGTCCCCGGCATCAACCGCGTTGTCTACGACATCACATCTAAACCACCAGCCACCATCGAGTGGGAGTAA
- a CDS encoding DUF362 domain-containing protein, which yields MKKDDSKRVSRRKFLQAGIAASTLSGCTSNEPPKDPEPNAEQISRRRVDPSTVAIIPCPSYEHDPLPELKKYAGELGLPDLKNKSVLLKPNMVEYRDGKPLTTEPAIIKVAVELLSFLGAKKVVVADGPAEFRDTEYLLKATGIGPMCAKLGVPFVDLNMDSLVSVDNTHGFTPIKTFLMPKSVMEADCVVSLPKLKTHQWAGMTCSMKNLFGTVPGRKYGWPKNILHTTGVDICIMDIIHMVKPRFALVDAVVSMEGNGPLSGYAKETGFIVAGSDVAAVDATCARTMEFDPQKMLYMRLANKIVGNTNIESIKILGAPIQQVAQKFVMADTWKSGKFSLTGLGEGT from the coding sequence ATGAAAAAAGACGATTCAAAACGAGTTTCGCGAAGAAAATTCCTGCAAGCCGGCATTGCAGCTTCTACCCTGTCCGGCTGCACAAGTAATGAACCACCAAAAGATCCGGAACCAAATGCTGAGCAAATTTCCAGACGTAGAGTCGACCCTTCGACGGTAGCTATAATTCCATGTCCATCCTATGAACATGATCCGCTGCCTGAATTGAAAAAATATGCCGGTGAACTCGGACTCCCGGATCTCAAAAACAAGAGTGTCCTGTTGAAGCCTAATATGGTGGAATACAGAGACGGCAAACCATTAACGACAGAGCCTGCCATTATCAAAGTTGCCGTTGAGCTTTTAAGTTTTCTAGGCGCGAAGAAAGTTGTAGTTGCCGACGGACCGGCAGAATTTCGCGATACAGAATATCTCTTGAAAGCGACAGGCATTGGCCCTATGTGCGCCAAACTGGGAGTGCCATTTGTCGATCTAAATATGGATTCCCTGGTGAGTGTCGATAATACACATGGATTCACACCAATCAAAACATTCTTGATGCCCAAGTCTGTCATGGAAGCAGATTGTGTTGTCAGTTTGCCAAAGCTAAAAACGCATCAATGGGCAGGGATGACTTGCTCAATGAAGAATCTATTTGGCACCGTGCCGGGACGCAAGTACGGCTGGCCGAAAAATATTTTGCATACGACAGGTGTTGACATTTGCATCATGGATATTATTCATATGGTGAAGCCTAGATTTGCCCTTGTGGATGCCGTCGTGTCCATGGAGGGCAACGGCCCATTAAGCGGTTACGCCAAGGAAACTGGCTTTATCGTCGCGGGCTCAGACGTCGCGGCGGTGGATGCAACGTGCGCAAGAACAATGGAATTCGATCCGCAGAAGATGCTCTACATGCGTCTGGCAAACAAAATAGTCGGCAATACAAATATAGAGAGCATCAAGATTCTTGGTGCACCAATTCAACAAGTTGCACAGAAGTTTGTAATGGCTGACACTTGGAAATCAGGCAAATTCAGCTTAACCGGTCTCGGCGAAGGGACTTAA
- a CDS encoding DUF2029 domain-containing protein has protein sequence MRLKVLKSLDILYAALAIVWSVGLILYVFKLALSAEFFEQVRAHGTFFIDFVKYYVLGKIIWAGQTSGIYSPSVQLDFYNALIEPMHVDSVSYSQYPPHFMVMLTWLPLFSLNIAYLIWNFGGLLLSIVALRVVWLKTNKLSGMVFALVVFSMIASLCGFRTMCLGQTSWLYLSIVCLWCWSLLKKNQIAEGIALALSTIKFQYTPFLLIPALVGFRKKTLLSFVLAECLMLAVAGIVLGWPNIVGYLGVLHGAENNVGVDGVFPGEMVNLRGLLSNILPTTPALYLSAAVMLAVLAVSYLRARNSAKSDAGSNNLIVLSVLSALLFSLHTHLYEWVLLALPAVLMLEPADLPSILILPVGQRLSLLLLRFYPIFGWLVLFLPVPITVRTMILFVYGLVMWLLVWRKSDANETVTFH, from the coding sequence ATGCGGCTCAAAGTACTTAAGTCTCTAGATATCCTTTATGCTGCCCTTGCCATAGTCTGGTCAGTCGGACTTATTCTGTATGTCTTCAAACTTGCATTAAGCGCGGAGTTTTTTGAGCAAGTCCGCGCTCACGGAACGTTCTTTATCGATTTCGTCAAATATTATGTGTTGGGCAAAATTATTTGGGCCGGTCAAACCAGTGGCATCTACAGCCCAAGTGTTCAGTTGGACTTCTACAATGCGCTAATTGAGCCGATGCATGTGGACAGCGTAAGCTATTCTCAATATCCACCGCATTTTATGGTCATGCTTACGTGGCTGCCATTGTTTTCTCTCAATATTGCTTACCTTATATGGAATTTTGGTGGGCTTTTGCTGTCGATAGTTGCGCTCAGGGTAGTTTGGTTGAAAACAAACAAGTTGTCCGGCATGGTCTTTGCGCTGGTGGTTTTTTCTATGATTGCTTCATTGTGTGGATTTCGCACTATGTGTTTGGGGCAAACCAGTTGGTTGTATTTGTCTATAGTTTGTTTGTGGTGTTGGTCTCTTTTGAAAAAGAATCAAATTGCCGAAGGCATTGCACTGGCTTTGAGCACTATTAAGTTCCAGTACACTCCGTTCTTGCTTATTCCGGCATTGGTTGGCTTTCGCAAGAAAACTCTACTATCGTTTGTTCTTGCCGAGTGTCTAATGCTTGCTGTAGCCGGTATTGTGTTGGGTTGGCCGAACATCGTTGGTTATTTAGGAGTGCTGCACGGAGCCGAGAACAATGTAGGCGTAGACGGTGTATTCCCTGGGGAAATGGTAAACCTTCGAGGTTTGCTCAGCAATATACTGCCCACTACGCCGGCACTATATCTAAGCGCCGCTGTGATGTTGGCTGTTTTGGCGGTCAGCTATTTGCGGGCTAGAAACAGTGCTAAATCTGATGCCGGCTCAAATAATTTGATAGTACTTAGCGTGCTGAGCGCTTTGCTGTTTAGCTTGCATACTCATTTGTATGAGTGGGTTCTTTTGGCTTTGCCGGCCGTATTAATGCTTGAGCCAGCGGACTTGCCATCTATTCTAATACTGCCTGTTGGACAGCGGTTGAGCCTTTTGCTGCTTCGCTTTTATCCTATATTTGGTTGGCTTGTTCTTTTCTTGCCGGTGCCCATAACTGTAAGAACCATGATCTTGTTTGTCTACGGTTTGGTCATGTGGCTATTAGTCTGGCGCAAGAGTGATGCGAATGAAACGGTTACATTTCATTGA